The sequence TTACACTAGGTAAACATGTGTACAACATGTCCACCTACCTTGCCGGACTCATTGCCCAGACCGATGCCGATTATGAAGGCATCCCATACGTTTCTCCATCCAACCGCCGCATGCCAATTAGCGGCGCTGTAGCAAACGGCAAACCAGTACATCTTGAATTGCCACAAGCTGAATATCTTAACGGGCAAGGCGTTGTTACAGCGCTCAACTTTGACGGTGGCTGGAAAGCATTCGGCAACCGTACTGCCTGCTACCCATCCAACACGGACCCGAAAGACGCATTTATTTCTGTGCGTCGCTTCTTCAGCTGGCACGCCAACACCTTTGTGCTCACATACTTTCAGAAACTGGATGGTCCCACCACACGCCGATTTATTGAAACCATCGTGGACAGTGAAAACATTCGCCTGAATGGATTCAAACAGATGGAAATTATCCTCGGTGGTGAGATCTTCTTCTATCAGGAAGAAAACCCAACCACTGATTTGATCGATGGCGTTGTACGCTTCCATACCAAGATGACACCGCCGGTTCCTGCGCGTGAGATCGTGAACATTCTGGAATTCGACGTAACCAACTTCCAGAACCTTTTCGGGAGTAACTAATGAGTAAGCAACCAGAAAAGATTATCTCGTTTGATGTGTACTCCGGTTCCGAACTCTTTATGGGCGTTGCAGATGCAGAGCTGCCTAGTATTGAGTTTATGTCTGAAACGCTTTCCGGTGCCGGTATCGCCGGTGAACTGGATTCGCCAACGATCGGACACACCAGCAACATGAGCGTGAAAATTAAGTTTCGCACTGCAACAAAGCATGCGTTGGAACTTAGTGCGCCGAAACGACATGAGCTTACCTTCCGCGCGTCTACTCAAGCACGCGCTCTCTCCAATGGTGCAGCGCTGACCACCTTCCCGCAAAAGGTAATGGTGGCAGGTACGCCAAAATCTGTAGGGCTTGGCAAATATGAGTCCGGAAAAATGCAGGACGTACCTGTGGAATTGGCCTGCGATTATCTGAAGATGTGGCTCGATAACAAGCCGGTTGTAGAGATCGACAAGTTTAACATGATCCACAAGGTAGGCGAAACAGACTACTTGCAGCAGGTTCGCAAAGATCTTGGCCGCGAAGGTTAATCTACCCCATCTTTTACCCTAGAGAGGAAACACTCATGTCTGAACCTACTGTAAATGAAATTACTTTGATTAAGCCCATCACCGTTGACGGTGAAACTATTTCCACCGTTTCTATGCGCGAGGCCATAGTTAGCGACCACCTTGAAGCTGCGGACATGGCAGGCCCCAATGCTAGCAATGCCCGTTATGAAGCGTGTTTGCTATCGCAGCTGACCGACATTCCCTTTGGCGTGTTCGTCAAAATGCCAGAAGCCAACTACTTCAAGCTAATGCAGGAATACCAAGATATGGGAAAGTCTCAATCAGCGCCGATGATCTCAGACGCGCCTGTCTCGTCTTCTGCAAACAATCCGGACAACGATTAGCAGACGTTTTGCAGATGCCGCTTGGTGAACTGGATAACTGGTTACGCGCATTACGAAAGAGGTAAACATGGCAATTAAACAAGTTGGTTTTGATTTTGTTATCGGCTCTTCGCTGAATAGCAACTTTACGGCGAATATGAACCGCACAGAACGCGGACTCAGCCGTATTGGTGAAGCTGTTACCAGCTTGAACAAAATGCCTGCGTTACGTCTGGGGAATGATCTTGCGCGCCAGAGTGGACGCATTAGCGAGTACCGTACTCAGCTACAAAAAGCACAAGCAGAACTTGTTCAGTTGAACTTGCAGGGTAAAGAAGCCGGAGAAATTTCCGGCTTGCTTGCCCGCAAGATTGAACGCACAGAAGCAACCATTGCCAAAGTAACAAATGCAATGGAGCGCGAAGGCCGTAGCTATGCCCGCAATGTTGTTAAAGCAAAACAGCATGCAGGCTCCATTGCTGCCATGCGCAAAGAATATGGCGGATTAAATACTGCACTGGCGCAGGCAAAACAAAGACAAGATGCCTACGCCGCAAGCATGGCAAAATCGCAAAAATATGCAGAGCAGCGCAAAAACCTTAAAGGGCAAATTGTCGGAACAGCTGCAATGGCCGGTGCAGCTGCGGCTCCCCTTGTTCTTGGTGAACAAGTAGCACAGGCAAAGTTCCGTTTAAGTACTGCCATCAACAGCGACAACAAAAACGCAGCAATGGTTGATGCGGGAAAGCAAGCGCGTGAATTATCTCGCGAAGGTTTAGCCTCTCTTACAGAAGCGTATGACATTCAATATGCTCTTAACTCTGCGGGACTTGATGCAGCTGCCGCCCGTGCCGGCTCTTCCATTGTTGCCAAAGTTTCCAAGGTAACAAACGGACAAGCTGAATCCGTAGGTGAAGTGCTTGCAACCACATACAACAACTTAGGCAGTTCTCTTGCCGGAACAAACGAAGAAAAGTTTGCCCGCATCGGTGATCTGCTTACAAAGACGCAGCTTAAATTTCAGATTAAAGACTTCGGGCAGCTTGGCGAGTCCATGAAAGAAGGTTCTGCCGGACTTGCGAACTACAATGTAAATCTTGAACAAGGCGTTACCTTACTGGGCGTACTTAACTCCGCAGGGCTTGGTGGCAGCAAAGCTGGTACGGGCATGAATGCAGTTCTGCGTCAGTTAGGAAAAGCGCAAAAAGAATGGAACATTGATTTAGTGCGCGGCGCTAACGGGCAGCTCGATATGGTTGCCACGTTGAAGCAGGTGAATGCTGCGCTCGACGGTATGGGGCAGGATGAACGTGCACAGGCCATTCAAAACGTATTCGGTGATGAAGGCTCAAAAGCTATTGTGCCGATGCTGAAAAATCTCGATTCGCTCTCTGCCACTGTCAAAGACGTTAGCGAAGGTGCCCGTGGCGTTGTTGATTCCAACATTGCCAACTACCTCAAAACCGCAACACCTAATGCCGCCAAGGTTACAAACAGCCTTACTGATCTTGCGGGCGTTATATCCTCTGCCGTTGCTCCAGAATTAAACATGATGCTTGATTCCTTTGCCAGTGGCGTAAACGTACTGGCTGATTTTGCACGCGAACACACAGGCGTAACTAAAACAGTTACCGGCCTTGTGGGTGGCCTTATTGCGCTAAAAACTGCTGCTCTTGGGCTTGGAATATTCCGCACCATTATGGGGCAAGGTTTCGAGTTTTTGAAACGAGGCAAGTTGCAGAAAGGATTTAGCGGCCCCGTTCCCGTTACGGTTACAAACTCCGGTTCGCTGGGTAATTCCGACTCCGGCGGGTTTGGTATGGACGGCGATAGTGACAAGAAAAAGTCCCGCAAACGTAGCGATAAAAGCCGCAGAAGCAAATTTTCACGCAGGCTTGGAAGATCCAAAGCCGGACGCATATTCGGCAAGCTTTCCAATGGGCGTATTGGCAACATATTTAGCAAATTAGCGAACAGTAAAGTCGGCAACATGATGGGCAATCTTGTGAACAGCAAGGCTGGAAAATTCCTCGGTAAAGGCTTTCGTCCTCTCAGTATGATTATGGGCGCAGGCTCTCTTGTTAATTCCCTTTCATCCGGTGAAAAAGTTGGTGAAACCGTTGGCAGTATGGCGGGCGGTACTGGCGGCAGCATGGCTGGTTCTGCCATTGGCGCTGCTATCGGGTCGTTTATTCTTCCCGGCATTGGTACAGCGATTGGTGGCATGCTTGGCGGTATGGGCGGCGGCATGCTGGGGGACTGGCTTGGCGGTGCAGCTGGTAAACAGTTTGATGGCATCGAGCAGGCCGCAGAGTCTGCGGATAAAGTTCTAGCACCTGCCAATGAAACTAAAGTGGAAATGTCCGTCACGTACAACATTCCCGCAGGATTAACCGAAGCAGAAAGAAACCGGTTTATGGCTCAAAAAGATAAAGAACTGGTCAACACTATGACCGACCAAGTTAACAAAATGCACCATGAACAACGGAGACGCGCCCTTGACTAGCTACATTGCCCAGACGGGTGAAACCTTCGACGCGATCGCCCGTAATTTATGGAACGATGAACGACTGTTCCAGCGGCTTGTTGATGCAAACCCGCAGTATCGAACTATTGTATTTTTTGCCGGTGGTGAAACGCTCAACGTGCCAAATCTGCCAGCAGCAACAACGACTATCAAAGCGCCCTGGGAATAACCATGCATACCAGAAACGCCTATTTCGACATAACCATACGCAGCAAGAATGTTTCTACACAGCTTGCGCCGTACATTACGTCCGTTACGTGGTCGGATGCTGCCAACTCTACCGAGGCGGACAGCTTGGACATTGAACTGGACAACCGAGACGGTCTTTTCTCCGGAGCATGGCAGCCCACTAAAGGCGATAAGCTGACGGCGAAACTCATTACTGAACACTGGCACAGTGAGCATGAACGGCTTGTAGTTAATTGTGGTGTATTTGAAATAGACGAAACAGCCTACAAATTCGGCGGCGATGGTGACTCCATCACGCTTAAAGCTATTTCCGCAATGGTTAAAGGCGCGATCCGCCGCGAGAAGAAAAGCCGCGCATGGGAGAACACCACCTTTTCTGCCATAGCAAACAAGATTGCTACCCAGCACGGTTTCGGCTGCGTGTTCACTGGTGATGATGTGCAGTTTACCCGCATTGAGCAAAAGTCTGAAAGCGACATTGCCTTTATTCGCCGCCTTGCCAAAGAACATGGCCACGCATTGAAGCTGGCAGACGGCAAAGTAATTTTGATGGACGAAGCCAAGCAAGACAAAAAACCAAGCGCGGGAACCATAAACAAAAACATGGTGCTCTCTGTTGAGATTACGGACAAAAGTACAGACATCTATTCAGCCTGCGAGATTCAATACCATGACGCTGCCACGAACGAGACGCGCAAATACGTATGTAAACCGGAAGGCGTTCCCACCTCTGGCCAGACTCTCAAAATCAAAACGCGAGTTGAATCACTGGACGCCGCCCGCAAAAAAGCAACCGCAGCTTTACGCAGGAAAAACAAGTTTGAAACAAGCGGCACCATCTCTTGTATGGGCAACCCGCATTTTATTGCAGGCTCTGTCTGCACGCTAGGTGGTTTCGGAGTTTTGAACGGCTTGTACGCTATTGAGAAATCCACGCATACAACGGGTGAAGGTGGCTATACCGTGTCTCTCTCTATCCGCAGGACGGTGAATTACTAATGCAAGACTACACCCACGACATTGGCGCACTGGCTGCGGTGCTTGGTAACTTATTTCAGATCGGCAAGGTGACGTCCGTTAGCGATGCAGCCGGAACCTGCCGCGTTGTGATGCCGGATGCAGACAATATGGAAAGTTTTGATCTGCGTGTGCTGCAAGCCAAGACGCACAAGGACAAGCAATACATTATGCCGGATGTAGGTGAAATGGTGCTGTGTGCCTTTCTTCCGTCCGGTAACGAGCAAGGCTTTGTGCTGGGTGCCTACTATTCTGAAACAGACCCCGTGCCTGTTACTACTCGCGACAAGTGGCATGCACGATTTAAAGACGGTGCAACCATTGAGTACGACCGAAATACGCACGTTCTTTCCGCAGTTATCCCCGGTGATGCCAACATAAAAACAACCGGCAACATTTCCGCAATAGCTGACGGAACGATTACCGGAACTTCTAAGAAGTCTATTACGCTCAATGCTCCGATTATTACGCTTAACGGCAAGACCTTTATCAACGGCGCACTCTCTCAAGGTGGCGGCTCCAATGGGGGCGATGCTTCATTTAAAGGAAAGCTGCACACCACAGACGATATTTCAACCGATGCTGATGTAGTGGCAAACGTGTCACTCAACGGCCACAAGCACACATGCCCGCATGGTGGCGATACAGGAGCACCGCATGACTAGCTTGCTGAAAACTATCAGTAACGAACTGTTTGCAAATGGGCGCGCCGCAGAAGGCATTCCTAAAGTTGCACGAGAGATTGCAGAACATGCAGGGACTACGCTTGAGCACGAAGGGCTTACACTTGTTACGCGCCAGATGGAACGCGAGCATTCTGCCCTTACGCGTGATCTTTACGAAGCAACAGGAAATGCTACAGCCGGCGGAACACCTGACCAAGTTGCCAACGGCTTTTTGCATGGACGGTTCGTAAAAATTCCCGTGGATGGCTGGAGCGTAGCAAACGACAATGGACTCCGTTCCAAGCTTGTAGATACCGCACTGGATGGCATGAAGGACAAGAAACCCGTGCCGCAGATTACTGAGAGTATGCAACAGGTACACACAGAAACCGTTGCTATGCCAGCGCCACAGGTTGCGCCTGTAACAACGCAGCCCGTGCCTACGTCGCAAAGCATGACAACTTCACAGGCCGTACCGCCGCAGAGTCCTATAGGATCTTTCGGGACAATCGCATTTCAGGTTTCACGCGAGAACACCATCACGCCGGAAAAGTTTAACGTGTCACGTCCTGCCCGTTTTGCAGAACACACCATTCTGCACGCTGCGCCCAAAGGCCAGCATCTTGGCATTGGCCTGCGTGACATTTCAATCACTATCAAGTTGATGCATCCATTCTGCAAAAAGCCAGCTGCACGCATAGCAGAGCTGGAAGCCATGCAGGAAAGCGAACAGGCGTACCCACTAGTATTAGGCGGACGCAACTACGGCAATTACGCCCTGTTAAATCTTGATGTGACCGTGAACAAGTTTGGATACGGCGGCGCGATTCAGTCCGCAGAAGTTCAACTGAAGCTGAAGGAATATTTTTAAATGTACACCGTAGATACCACCACCGAATGGCGCCAGCAGTATGGGGCAACGAGTATTACAGCAATCCTGCAAAATGTTCGGAACATACTTTCCACCACGCGCGGCACTGTACCGCTGGATAGAACCTTTGGTATTAGGCAAACGTTTTTAGATAAGCCGCAGGCAGAGGCTATGGCGCTGTTTTCGGGTGAAGTAATCGCAGAGGTTGAGAAGCAGGAACCACGTGTGCGTGTGCTGCGTGTTGAGTTTGCCCCTCGCACTAGTGAAGCGGCTGACGGGCGGCTGTACCCCGTTGTTACGCTTGAAATTAAGGAGGCAGCATGAGTCTTCCCGATCTTACATTTGTCGATAACGACCCTGCAAAGATTGAAGCGCGTATGATTGCAAACTTTGAAGCGATTACAGGTACAAAACTTTACCCGGGTGCGCCTGAACGTCTGTTGCTGGAAAGTACAGCAATGGAGTTCGCGCTGATCCGCAGTGAGTTTGACCATAGCGCAAAGCAGAATTTAGCCACCTATGCAGAAGATGAGCACCTTGACCATGTAAGCGCGTTTGTTTCTACCAAGCGCCTCGATGCGGCTTATGCTTCGGGTCCTTTTGAATTTACGGCAGAGGCAGAACACACAGGCATTGTTGTTCCCAAGGGTTCGCAGATTACACCGGATGGCAAGCTTATGTTTGCCACAACTGAAGATGCAGGACTTGTTGCTGGCAAAACAACAGTAACGGTAAAAGCTGTATGTGAAACAGCCGGCAGCATTGCCAACGGCTTTGCAGCTGGGCAGATCAATAAGCTTGTTAAGCCGATTGCGGGCATTGTTTCTGTACAGAACACCGCCACAAGCATGGGCGGTGCAAACGTGGAAAGTAACGACCACTTGCGAGAACGTGCCCTCAAAGCTCCGCGTGGGTTTAGTACAGCTGGCCCCGTTGGTGCGTATGGCTGGTGGGCCATGTCTGCACATCAGGAAATTGCACACGCCGTTTCAGTCTCTCCGCAGCCGTGTGAAATTGAAGTGTATGTACTTATGGAAAAAGGCCGCATTCCCACCACTGAAGAACTGGCACAGGTTGCCGCTGTTCTTTCTCCGGACAAAGTGCGCCCGCAAGGTGACAGAGTGCAGGTACTCGCGCCTGCACAGATTGAATATACGCTAAATATTACTTGGTACGCGCCATCTGTACCGAAGCAAGCAGCACTTGCCGCAGAAGTTGAACGCATTGTTGCAGAGTTCACCCAGTGGCAGCGCCTGCGCCTTGGACGTGACATTAACCCTTCTGAATTAATTCACCGTTTACGCAGTGCCGGCGTTCAGAATGTGAATGTAGCTTTGCCAGCGTATGCGGCTGTTGCATCCACGCAGGTAGCAGTCTGCACTGACACCACTATCAACTTTGGTGGAGTGCAAGCCTAATGACCACACTTACTGAACTTCATTTTGCAGATCTGCTTCCGGATTCCATTAAGGATGATGCAACCACCAAGGCGCTGGCAGAAGTTATTGATATAGAATTTTCGCTGCTGCTTGCCACCATGAATGTGCCGCAGTTTTTATTGCGTGTTGATGACATGGTGGAGCCGGA is a genomic window of Halodesulfovibrio aestuarii DSM 17919 = ATCC 29578 containing:
- a CDS encoding phage major tail tube protein, which gives rise to MSKQPEKIISFDVYSGSELFMGVADAELPSIEFMSETLSGAGIAGELDSPTIGHTSNMSVKIKFRTATKHALELSAPKRHELTFRASTQARALSNGAALTTFPQKVMVAGTPKSVGLGKYESGKMQDVPVELACDYLKMWLDNKPVVEIDKFNMIHKVGETDYLQQVRKDLGREG
- a CDS encoding phage tail assembly protein, with amino-acid sequence MSEPTVNEITLIKPITVDGETISTVSMREAIVSDHLEAADMAGPNASNARYEACLLSQLTDIPFGVFVKMPEANYFKLMQEYQDMGKSQSAPMISDAPVSSSANNPDND
- a CDS encoding phage tail tape measure protein — encoded protein: MAIKQVGFDFVIGSSLNSNFTANMNRTERGLSRIGEAVTSLNKMPALRLGNDLARQSGRISEYRTQLQKAQAELVQLNLQGKEAGEISGLLARKIERTEATIAKVTNAMEREGRSYARNVVKAKQHAGSIAAMRKEYGGLNTALAQAKQRQDAYAASMAKSQKYAEQRKNLKGQIVGTAAMAGAAAAPLVLGEQVAQAKFRLSTAINSDNKNAAMVDAGKQARELSREGLASLTEAYDIQYALNSAGLDAAAARAGSSIVAKVSKVTNGQAESVGEVLATTYNNLGSSLAGTNEEKFARIGDLLTKTQLKFQIKDFGQLGESMKEGSAGLANYNVNLEQGVTLLGVLNSAGLGGSKAGTGMNAVLRQLGKAQKEWNIDLVRGANGQLDMVATLKQVNAALDGMGQDERAQAIQNVFGDEGSKAIVPMLKNLDSLSATVKDVSEGARGVVDSNIANYLKTATPNAAKVTNSLTDLAGVISSAVAPELNMMLDSFASGVNVLADFAREHTGVTKTVTGLVGGLIALKTAALGLGIFRTIMGQGFEFLKRGKLQKGFSGPVPVTVTNSGSLGNSDSGGFGMDGDSDKKKSRKRSDKSRRSKFSRRLGRSKAGRIFGKLSNGRIGNIFSKLANSKVGNMMGNLVNSKAGKFLGKGFRPLSMIMGAGSLVNSLSSGEKVGETVGSMAGGTGGSMAGSAIGAAIGSFILPGIGTAIGGMLGGMGGGMLGDWLGGAAGKQFDGIEQAAESADKVLAPANETKVEMSVTYNIPAGLTEAERNRFMAQKDKELVNTMTDQVNKMHHEQRRRALD
- a CDS encoding phage late control D family protein, whose amino-acid sequence is MHTRNAYFDITIRSKNVSTQLAPYITSVTWSDAANSTEADSLDIELDNRDGLFSGAWQPTKGDKLTAKLITEHWHSEHERLVVNCGVFEIDETAYKFGGDGDSITLKAISAMVKGAIRREKKSRAWENTTFSAIANKIATQHGFGCVFTGDDVQFTRIEQKSESDIAFIRRLAKEHGHALKLADGKVILMDEAKQDKKPSAGTINKNMVLSVEITDKSTDIYSACEIQYHDAATNETRKYVCKPEGVPTSGQTLKIKTRVESLDAARKKATAALRRKNKFETSGTISCMGNPHFIAGSVCTLGGFGVLNGLYAIEKSTHTTGEGGYTVSLSIRRTVNY
- a CDS encoding phage baseplate assembly protein V translates to MQDYTHDIGALAAVLGNLFQIGKVTSVSDAAGTCRVVMPDADNMESFDLRVLQAKTHKDKQYIMPDVGEMVLCAFLPSGNEQGFVLGAYYSETDPVPVTTRDKWHARFKDGATIEYDRNTHVLSAVIPGDANIKTTGNISAIADGTITGTSKKSITLNAPIITLNGKTFINGALSQGGGSNGGDASFKGKLHTTDDISTDADVVANVSLNGHKHTCPHGGDTGAPHD
- a CDS encoding phage tail protein, yielding MTSLLKTISNELFANGRAAEGIPKVAREIAEHAGTTLEHEGLTLVTRQMEREHSALTRDLYEATGNATAGGTPDQVANGFLHGRFVKIPVDGWSVANDNGLRSKLVDTALDGMKDKKPVPQITESMQQVHTETVAMPAPQVAPVTTQPVPTSQSMTTSQAVPPQSPIGSFGTIAFQVSRENTITPEKFNVSRPARFAEHTILHAAPKGQHLGIGLRDISITIKLMHPFCKKPAARIAELEAMQESEQAYPLVLGGRNYGNYALLNLDVTVNKFGYGGAIQSAEVQLKLKEYF
- a CDS encoding GPW/gp25 family protein; translated protein: MYTVDTTTEWRQQYGATSITAILQNVRNILSTTRGTVPLDRTFGIRQTFLDKPQAEAMALFSGEVIAEVEKQEPRVRVLRVEFAPRTSEAADGRLYPVVTLEIKEAA
- a CDS encoding baseplate assembly protein; amino-acid sequence: MSLPDLTFVDNDPAKIEARMIANFEAITGTKLYPGAPERLLLESTAMEFALIRSEFDHSAKQNLATYAEDEHLDHVSAFVSTKRLDAAYASGPFEFTAEAEHTGIVVPKGSQITPDGKLMFATTEDAGLVAGKTTVTVKAVCETAGSIANGFAAGQINKLVKPIAGIVSVQNTATSMGGANVESNDHLRERALKAPRGFSTAGPVGAYGWWAMSAHQEIAHAVSVSPQPCEIEVYVLMEKGRIPTTEELAQVAAVLSPDKVRPQGDRVQVLAPAQIEYTLNITWYAPSVPKQAALAAEVERIVAEFTQWQRLRLGRDINPSELIHRLRSAGVQNVNVALPAYAAVASTQVAVCTDTTINFGGVQA